The Bacteroidales bacterium genome includes a region encoding these proteins:
- a CDS encoding tetratricopeptide repeat protein, protein MATINRNQFLLILIFFFLNNSEVLCIEKKTDSLNRLLKTTKGIEKIDILNELSTVYDTISYIKSLDYANQALKLTRKYKKEEDIAGSLDKIGRIQYFMSNYDKSIDYFLESLKIREKIGNKKNIAQSYNNLGVIYLYLAIYNKALEYFQKAWDISEGVGDVVFIMKLSNNLGIVYMNLANYDKALEYFQKTLNNCIETNNKQLWGPCLSNIGIVYWYLEDYKKALEYYLDAIKICEETGDKWSVSNSSRNIGEVYIKLQDYNNSLLYLNEGLKIAKEINSKHLIKDCCVTFSELYYAKGSYKKAYEYQQLYSEIKDSIFSEETGKNIAEMEVKFETEKKEKEILQQKKVRNIYFIAFIIFVSAIITIFLEYRKKNSAYKFLVKKNINLLNKEKELKNVKEKLQTGNTNSQNIVPDDKKEKILENLETLLDCEKIYIKPDLTLNKLAKHLSTNRVYLSQIINDEFGGNFSDFINEYRVKEAMLILSDPKKIMKFSIKAIAQEAGFNSKSSFNFNFKKYAGITPSNFIENINGSLNSKVSCRTAEMKV, encoded by the coding sequence ATGGCAACAATTAATAGAAATCAATTTTTATTAATATTAATATTCTTTTTTTTAAATAATTCAGAGGTTCTGTGTATTGAAAAAAAAACAGACAGCCTTAACAGACTTCTTAAAACTACTAAAGGCATAGAAAAAATTGATATTTTGAATGAATTATCAACAGTTTATGATACAATATCATATATTAAGTCTTTAGATTATGCAAACCAAGCCCTTAAATTAACAAGAAAATATAAAAAAGAAGAAGACATTGCCGGTTCTTTAGACAAGATTGGAAGAATACAATATTTCATGAGCAATTATGATAAATCAATTGATTATTTTCTTGAATCACTTAAAATACGAGAAAAAATCGGCAATAAAAAAAATATTGCACAATCTTATAATAATCTTGGAGTAATTTACTTGTATTTGGCCATCTATAATAAAGCGTTGGAATATTTTCAAAAAGCATGGGATATAAGCGAAGGGGTTGGAGATGTGGTGTTTATTATGAAATTGTCTAACAATCTTGGAATTGTTTATATGAACTTAGCAAACTACGATAAAGCATTAGAATATTTTCAAAAAACCTTAAATAACTGCATAGAAACTAATAATAAACAATTATGGGGCCCTTGTTTAAGCAATATCGGAATAGTTTACTGGTATTTAGAAGATTATAAAAAAGCACTGGAATATTACTTAGATGCAATTAAGATTTGTGAAGAAACAGGAGATAAATGGAGTGTTTCTAATTCTTCAAGAAATATTGGGGAGGTTTATATAAAACTTCAAGATTATAATAATTCATTGTTATATCTTAATGAAGGATTAAAAATAGCTAAAGAAATTAATTCAAAACACTTAATTAAAGATTGCTGTGTTACTTTTTCCGAATTATATTATGCAAAAGGCAGTTACAAAAAAGCCTATGAATATCAGCAACTGTATTCAGAAATCAAGGATAGTATTTTTTCAGAAGAAACAGGAAAAAATATTGCAGAAATGGAAGTAAAATTTGAAACTGAAAAAAAAGAAAAAGAAATTTTACAACAAAAAAAAGTACGAAATATATATTTCATTGCATTTATTATTTTTGTATCTGCAATAATTACAATTTTTTTAGAATACCGTAAAAAAAACAGTGCGTATAAATTTCTTGTTAAAAAGAACATTAATTTATTAAATAAAGAAAAAGAACTGAAAAATGTTAAAGAAAAGTTGCAAACCGGTAATACAAATTCTCAAAATATTGTACCCGATGATAAAAAAGAAAAAATACTTGAAAATTTAGAAACTTTATTAGATTGTGAAAAAATCTATATTAAACCGGATTTAACGCTTAACAAACTCGCAAAACACTTATCTACCAACCGAGTATATTTATCACAAATAATTAATGATGAATTCGGGGGAAATTTCAGCGATTTTATAAACGAATACAGAGTAAAAGAAGCAATGCTTATTTTGTCTGATCCAAAAAAAATCATGAAATTTTCTATTAAGGCAATAGCACAAGAAGCCGGCTTTAATTCCAAATCAAGTTTTAACTTTAATTTTAAAAAATACGCCGGTATTACTCCCTCAAATTTTATTGAAAATATTAACGGTTCTTTAAATTCAAAAGTTTCCTGCCGGACGGCAGAGATGAAAGTTTAA